TTGCCCATACCTGTCATGAAGCTGGCAAAGGCACGAAAGCGGGCTTTCGCTGTCCACTCGATATTCCACACCGCTTTCGGATCGGTTGGCTTGGGCGGGAAGGCGAAGTTTTCCTCAGGGCCAAAGGCATTCATGCTGCCAAACATCATGCCGCCTGCAGCCGCCTTGGCTTCGGCCGGGATCTGGCAACTGGTCTGCGATGGCGGCATCACATTTTTGGCGGCGATCTGGCGTTGCACTTCGGCAGGCGAAAGCCAGCCCATGCCTTCGCCGAAATCGCGATTATTGGCCGATGTCCACATCACCATGTCGCCGCCTTGGCCCGCGCGTTCCATACCGCCCATTGCCCAGGCGACATAGCCCGTCGCAGTCGGCACGCTGTTCCAGTTGAGCAAGATCGGAGCGCCAGAGTCGTTCGTATTCACATTCAGCGAGGCCATATAATCATTGACCAGCGCGAACTTGATTTCGGGTGTGAAGGCACTGGCAATCCGATGCTCGCCGCGCAGCGAAGAGCCTGATTTGGGTTGCTTGCCGCTCTTGCCGTTGGGCCACCAGGCGGCGTTCGCATCGCGCGCTTTGGCTTGTGCCTCATAGCGCTGCATCTGTTGCGGCATGTTGGCGGGCATTTTTGCGGTCGGCATTTTGGCGAAGTCGATGATGAATGGTTGACCCTTGGGTGCATTGGCGTGGCAGCCCCAGAACATCAGGATGCGGCCCTTAGGCTTTTCCATCGTCTGATTGGGATCATAATCGCGGTCTGGCTTTGACGTCCCCGGCGCATCGCCCAGCAGCGGAACCGATTTGCCCATCTTCGCTTGCGGCTGGAAAAAATGGTCACCCTTTTCCGGCTGCACCGGCGACGGCGTGGCCGAAGTCAGTCGCAATTCGAGCATATAATTGTCTCCGCCCCCACCGAGCAGGCTGCCAAGGCCGCCGCCCATCATCGCCCCCATGCCCATTCCCGACATGGTCTGTACGTCCATGGCATAGGTTGCTTTGGGACCGGTCGTTTTCTGGGCAGAGCCGGGAACGACCGCCAGTGCGGTGGCAAGGGTGGCAATCGATGCAAATCGGTAAATGGTGCGCACGGCAAAACTCCTGCTGTTCGACGATTCTGCGTCTGGAACCTGTGCGACCCGATTCTATGAGCGAAGGTTATATGCCTGCATTGATGCAGCGCAAGCGATTAGCGGTAATAGAGCCAGCAATTACCAGTTGTTACCTGCGGCGACAGCCTCCGCCTCTCCGGGGCGATCTGTCCGGCCAAGCGCCCTGTTGCGGTGCGGAAAGCGCCCGAAGCGTTCGATCATCGCTTGATGGTCTTGCGCATATTTCAACAGGTCCTGATCTCCGAGCTGACTGATCAGGCGGACGGACTCGCGCTGGTCGTCCGGATTTTCGCTATGTTCGAAAGGCAGATAAAGGAAAAGCCGTTCGTCTTTCGAAAGGCTGGCGTCGAATGCGCCCGCAATGGCTGCCTTGGCAATCGCCAGCGCAAGATGATCGGTCGCAAATGCTTCGGCGTTTCCGCGATAGGCATTGCGCGGAACTTGGTCGAACAGGATTACTGCGGCAAGCGCGGTTTGCGGGTGGGTCAGGAAACTCTCGGTCGGCTGCTCGCGCACAGCCTCACGCCATTCCGCAAAGCCTTGGGTGACGGCAGCATCAAACGCCACACCGCCCTTGAACCAATCGGCAAAGCCATGTTCGACGAACCAGAAATGAAGAAG
The nucleotide sequence above comes from Sphingorhabdus pulchriflava. Encoded proteins:
- a CDS encoding DUF924 family protein yields the protein MIDDDEAEVVAPPTDWAEQLLHFWFVEHGFADWFKGGVAFDAAVTQGFAEWREAVREQPTESFLTHPQTALAAVILFDQVPRNAYRGNAEAFATDHLALAIAKAAIAGAFDASLSKDERLFLYLPFEHSENPDDQRESVRLISQLGDQDLLKYAQDHQAMIERFGRFPHRNRALGRTDRPGEAEAVAAGNNW